In one window of Bradysia coprophila strain Holo2 chromosome IV unlocalized genomic scaffold, BU_Bcop_v1 contig_106, whole genome shotgun sequence DNA:
- the LOC119070886 gene encoding dolichyl-diphosphooligosaccharide--protein glycosyltransferase subunit DAD1 produces the protein MTNINVVLNKFYDEYVNNTPKKLKIIDAYLFYIVLTGVTQFLYCCLVGSFPFNSFLSGFISTVSCFILGVCLRLQANPQNKSQFYGISPERGFADFILAHIILHIVVMNFIG, from the exons ATGACAAACATCAACGTTGTATTGAACAAATTCTACGACGAATACGTCAACAACACCCCGAAAAAGCTTAAAATCATTGATGCCTATCTGTTTTACATTGTGCTTACCGGCGTCACGCAATTCTTGTACTGCTGCCTCGTTGGAAGTTTCCCGTTCAATTCATTCCTGTCCGGCTTCATTTCCACAGTGAGCTGCTTCATTTTGGGAG TATGTCTTCGTCTGCAAGCCAACCCACAAAATAAATCGCAATTTTACGGAATTTCTCCGGAAAGAGGTTTTGCTGACTTTATATTGGCTCACATCATTCTGCACATTGTCGTCATGAATTTCATTGGCTAG
- the LOC119070885 gene encoding bis(5'-nucleosyl)-tetraphosphatase [asymmetrical] — translation MARRAAGFLIFRKLNEQIEYLLLRASYGNRHWTPPKGHVDPGEDDFTTALRETSEEAGYTEKDLVVHKDRVKVLNYRVNYKGRLQDKIVTYWLAELKNPQQDPTLSDEHTEFRWLPKAAAVELSGYKDFEEMVEHFDQTIRTL, via the exons ATGGCAAGACGAGCTGCtggttttttgatttttcgcaaACTTAACGAACAAATCGAGTATTTACTCTTACGAGCTTCTTACGGAAACAGACACTGGACGCCACCGAAGG GTCATGTTGATCCAGGGGAAGATGATTTTACAACGGCTCTCCGTGAGACGAGCGAAGAAGCAGG TTACACTGAGAAGGATTTAGTGGTTCATAAGGACAGAGTAAAAGTCCTTAACTATCGAGTGAACTATAAAGGTCGACTACAAGACAAAATTGTGACATACTGGCTGGCAGAACTGAAGAATCCTCAACAAGATCCAACACTGTCCGACGAGCATACAGAATTCAGATGGTTGCCCAAAGCCGCTGCTGTTGAATTATCCGGCTACAAGGATTTTGAAGAAATGGTCGAACATTTCGATCAGACGATCCGAACGTTGTAA
- the LOC119070883 gene encoding ubiquitin-conjugating enzyme E2 Z-like, with amino-acid sequence MTSEIKGKTHTLRIMNDIREFYEENIDGIYIVPDEDNICLIHALLIGPPETPYENGFFYFVLKYPDTYPLKPPDVQNRTTSRKTVRFSPNLYANGKVCLSILGTWEGPSWCSSQTILSTLVSIRSLMDANPYYNEPGHEKTRTNKSVDVEKRVSDYNNIIVHETLRVAVAEMLQEYNADTYGMPGALREIMISYFKANYQFYENVIESNRDMDGQLVNDPYRDIHRPKTFDYKRILEKIVKLKETLSDVDENSTPTYKAISTKTLKASCRDVLKSEECCDDYMDYIEVEEDDEDADASALYDPESDNE; translated from the exons ATGACGTCTGAGATAAAAGGCAAGACTCATACGTTGCGAATTATGAACGATATTCGTGAGTTTTACGAAGAAAACATTGACGGCATCTATATCGTTCCCGATGAAGACAATATATGCTTGATTCACGCATTGCTCATCGGTCCACCGGAAACACCATACGAAAACGGATTTTTCTACTTTGTACTCAA ATATCCCGATACATATCCACTGAAACCGCCAGACGTTCAAAATCGGACAACGAGTCGGAAGACTGTCCGCTTCAGTCCAAATCTGTACGCGAACGGAAAAGTGTGTCTCAGTATTCTAGGCACGTGGGAAG GTCCCAGCTGGTGTTCGTCACAGACAATATTGTCGACGCTGGTGTCTATTCGAAGCCTGATGGATGCGAATCCCTACTACAACGAACCTGGCCATGAGAAAACGCGGACTAATAAAAGTGTGGATGTTGAAAAGAGAGTCAGTGACTACAATAATATTATCGTCCACGAAACTTTGCGCGTCGCTGTCGCTGAGATGTTGCAGGAGTACAATGCAGATACATATGGAATGCCTGGTGCACTTCGAGAAATAATGATCTCCTATTTTAAGGCCAATTATCAATTCtacgaaaatgtgatagaaTCCAATCGGGATATGGATGGGCAGTTGGTGAATGATCCGTATAGAGATATTCATCGACCGAAAACCTTTGATTATAAACGAATATTGgagaaaattgtcaaattgaaAGAGACATTGAGTGATGTCGATGAGAACTCTACACCAACGTACAAAGCCATCTCCACGAAGACTCTGAAGGCAAGTTGCAGAGATGTTTTAAAATCAGAAGAATGCTGTGATGATTACATGGATTATATTGAGGTGGAGGAAGATGATGAGGACGCCGATGCGTCTGCCCTATATGATCCCGAATCAGATAATGAGTAA